In Massilia forsythiae, one DNA window encodes the following:
- a CDS encoding SH3 domain-containing protein, protein MDTTAIAAYGAALALTLLLAAWLTPRRWWRRPSLGVIALAGGGTLAFGALFCMLLGVPPGPAQRAIAARPGPAAPRMYSGAMGVAAPARGSRYLVIDGLNLRTQGGVRGTRVAVLPAGALVTAGGARDGDWWQVRARVKGGELEGWANSLWLRRIDERGGGHGQAGARMGQGSVGQGSVGHDSADLGNTAHGAR, encoded by the coding sequence ATGGACACCACCGCAATCGCCGCCTATGGCGCGGCCCTGGCGCTGACGCTGCTGCTGGCCGCCTGGCTGACGCCGCGGCGCTGGTGGCGCCGCCCCAGTCTCGGCGTCATCGCGCTGGCGGGCGGCGGCACGCTGGCCTTCGGCGCCCTGTTCTGCATGCTGCTCGGCGTACCGCCCGGCCCGGCGCAGCGCGCCATCGCGGCGCGCCCTGGCCCGGCCGCGCCGCGGATGTACTCCGGCGCCATGGGCGTGGCCGCGCCGGCGCGCGGCAGCCGCTACCTGGTGATCGACGGCCTCAACCTGCGCACCCAGGGCGGCGTGCGCGGCACGCGCGTGGCGGTGCTACCGGCCGGCGCCCTCGTGACCGCCGGCGGCGCGCGCGACGGCGACTGGTGGCAGGTGCGCGCGCGTGTGAAAGGCGGCGAACTGGAAGGCTGGGCCAACAGCCTGTGGCTACGCCGGATCGACGAGCGCGGCGGCGGACACGGCCAGGCCGGCGCGCGCATGGGGCAAGGCAGCGTCGGCCAAGGAAGCGTCGGGCACGACAGCGCCGACCTCGGCAACACCGCCCACGGCGCGCGTTAG
- a CDS encoding FtsW/RodA/SpoVE family cell cycle protein translates to MRPLRVFAGAGLLALCCLQLLALLRAPAAWMPAEVGIVLGRGDSMQIGRDALGAPEGDAAPFLLRRDAGGDWWIGATDGAAPPALERDGVRRRGGSVTLATGQRLRVGAATFAIESGGADAVGFSSATMPPVAPAAPAAALPYGTPLDAGRMDGAPQDAASAASPVVPARAGGAPAAVHWRYDGATLWRDGAVQPACPDTRAGARLAAAWNRVAPAALTLARPLVFGGNLDCGNRIALPGLAAPAASFARSADGIAASAGGAGVQAPPLMVEAGIETALAERALRLQAGDILLAGRTRLLVRPDGGLLRLRPASHVALYAEPQRRLPPGVTWSWQRRALWNPAPALAAVMAGSAGVLLAGFCAWRRQKRGRPRAARTDGRAVFQLLAGALLALAGLLLLWLQRSGAAAGAGVALPVAWAALWLALWAPRRLPLALAAALLLLATGLLAQLELGLAGPDSSWLRYVQKSAALLAVGLGGGAGWQGWRGWRMQHGSAAPRQARVEALLMLLAALALAALLLQVAFGDETGVFDLQPVEFAKLALTALSAHCLALAAGAQPAPGGALRQCLRLVFPALLFAVLLAVALVQVDDYSPLVLLGVWGGALALAYALATGQRLAAAALLGCACLAVLGIVGLRGAGPAALAQWNFYADRFLVWLDPGTHPHTGQQLLLGARAVMEGGWRGADGLFGLATATRGGEAALRIPAVQDDFAASFFLNRHGLAAALALWLLQAAFVAGLLAIALRCWLAQRHARDFRLAWLARLRCFVLCGGAAFVCGHFLLSWGTNLAIFPVMGQPMSFLSAGGSHLLFFICPLLAFAAASAQSLEENQPCPAASHSAATPPGPHPAPACTPSPALHPALRQPTSSARS, encoded by the coding sequence ATGAGACCCTTGCGCGTGTTCGCCGGCGCCGGCCTGCTGGCGCTGTGCTGCCTGCAACTGCTGGCGCTGCTGCGCGCGCCCGCCGCCTGGATGCCGGCCGAGGTCGGCATCGTCCTGGGCCGCGGCGACAGCATGCAGATCGGCCGCGACGCGCTCGGCGCGCCCGAGGGCGATGCCGCGCCGTTCCTGCTGCGGCGCGACGCCGGCGGCGACTGGTGGATCGGCGCCACCGATGGCGCCGCGCCGCCGGCGCTCGAGCGCGACGGCGTGCGGCGCCGCGGCGGCAGCGTGACGCTGGCCACCGGTCAGCGCCTGCGCGTGGGCGCGGCCACGTTCGCGATCGAGAGCGGCGGCGCGGATGCGGTCGGCTTTTCCAGCGCCACGATGCCACCCGTAGCGCCCGCAGCGCCCGCTGCGGCGCTGCCGTACGGCACGCCCTTGGACGCCGGCCGGATGGACGGCGCGCCGCAAGACGCGGCGTCCGCGGCATCCCCGGTCGTGCCGGCGCGCGCCGGCGGCGCCCCGGCGGCCGTGCACTGGCGCTACGACGGCGCCACCCTATGGCGCGACGGCGCGGTCCAGCCGGCCTGTCCCGACACCCGCGCCGGCGCGCGCCTGGCAGCCGCCTGGAACCGCGTCGCGCCGGCGGCGCTGACGCTGGCGCGGCCGCTGGTCTTCGGCGGCAACCTCGATTGCGGCAACCGCATCGCCCTGCCCGGCCTGGCGGCGCCGGCGGCATCGTTCGCGCGCAGCGCCGACGGCATCGCCGCGTCCGCCGGCGGCGCGGGCGTTCAGGCGCCGCCCCTGATGGTGGAAGCCGGCATCGAAACGGCGCTGGCCGAACGCGCACTGCGCCTGCAGGCCGGCGACATCCTGCTGGCCGGACGCACCCGCCTGCTGGTGCGGCCGGACGGCGGCCTGCTGCGGCTGCGCCCGGCCAGCCACGTCGCCCTGTATGCCGAACCGCAGCGGCGCCTGCCGCCGGGCGTGACCTGGTCGTGGCAACGGCGCGCGTTGTGGAACCCGGCGCCGGCGCTGGCGGCGGTCATGGCGGGCTCGGCGGGAGTGCTGCTGGCCGGCTTTTGCGCCTGGCGCCGGCAGAAGCGGGGGCGCCCGCGCGCCGCGCGCACGGACGGGCGCGCCGTTTTCCAGCTGCTGGCCGGCGCGCTGCTGGCCCTGGCCGGCCTGCTGCTGCTCTGGCTGCAGCGCAGCGGCGCCGCGGCCGGCGCCGGCGTGGCGCTGCCGGTGGCGTGGGCGGCGCTGTGGCTGGCGCTGTGGGCGCCGCGGCGCCTGCCGCTGGCGCTGGCGGCCGCGCTGCTGCTGCTCGCCACCGGCCTGCTGGCGCAGCTCGAACTCGGCCTGGCCGGGCCGGACTCGTCCTGGCTGCGCTACGTCCAGAAGAGCGCCGCGCTGCTGGCCGTCGGCCTGGGCGGCGGCGCCGGCTGGCAGGGCTGGCGCGGCTGGCGCATGCAACACGGATCCGCCGCGCCGCGCCAGGCGCGCGTGGAAGCGCTGCTGATGCTGCTGGCCGCGCTGGCGCTGGCGGCGCTGCTGCTGCAGGTGGCGTTCGGCGACGAGACCGGGGTGTTCGACCTGCAGCCGGTCGAATTCGCCAAGCTGGCGCTGACGGCGCTGAGCGCGCATTGCCTGGCGTTGGCGGCCGGGGCGCAGCCGGCGCCCGGCGGCGCCCTGCGGCAATGCCTGCGCCTGGTGTTTCCGGCGCTGCTGTTCGCCGTGCTGCTGGCGGTGGCGCTGGTGCAGGTCGACGATTATTCGCCGCTGGTGCTGCTGGGCGTGTGGGGCGGCGCCCTGGCGCTGGCGTACGCGCTGGCCACCGGCCAGCGCCTGGCGGCGGCCGCGCTGCTGGGCTGCGCCTGCCTGGCCGTGCTGGGGATCGTGGGGCTGCGCGGCGCCGGCCCGGCCGCGCTGGCGCAATGGAATTTCTATGCCGACCGCTTCCTGGTCTGGCTCGATCCAGGCACCCATCCGCATACCGGCCAGCAGTTGCTGCTGGGCGCGCGCGCCGTGATGGAAGGCGGCTGGCGCGGCGCCGACGGCCTGTTCGGCCTGGCCACTGCGACGCGCGGCGGCGAAGCGGCGCTGCGCATTCCCGCCGTCCAGGACGACTTCGCCGCCTCGTTCTTCCTGAACCGGCACGGGCTGGCGGCGGCGCTGGCGCTGTGGCTTTTGCAGGCCGCCTTCGTCGCCGGCCTGCTGGCGATTGCGCTGCGCTGCTGGCTGGCGCAGCGCCACGCGCGCGACTTCCGCCTGGCCTGGCTGGCGCGCCTGCGCTGCTTCGTGCTGTGCGGCGGCGCCGCCTTCGTGTGCGGCCATTTCCTGCTGTCGTGGGGCACCAACCTGGCGATCTTCCCGGTGATGGGCCAGCCGATGAGCTTCCTGTCGGCCGGCGGCTCGCACCTGCTGTTTTTCATCTGCCCCCTGCTAGCGTTTGCCGCCGCGAGCGCACAATCCTTGGAGGAGAACCAACCATGTCCAGCAGCATCGCATTCAGCCGCAACGCCTCCGGGGCCGCATCCGGCGCCGGCATGCACACCGTCCCCCGCATTGCACCCCGCACTGCGCCAACCTACGTCGAGCGCCAGGTCCTGA
- a CDS encoding protein kinase domain-containing protein has translation MYAAGDIIALTGGAWRLRAPMAASSYGVLWRAEPCLGGAPAALKLVNLAQMALALPPQRACWTRDAAAEIGFLRALQPWDRRHIVRLLDSGVHLDQPAMALELLDGDLARHLECLRLRGERVSFAQALAWTAQVNAALAKVHQYGWRYLDLKPANLLVDKGGGNGGAALKLADFGTNRPLADARAHAYAGTASWQAPEQFFEHEDGGYRTDARTDYFALGALLYHLATGVQLRFGGACAGARRVHGSAAAAWLRERHGGAVPPPLAPDEAALFLRHALPHGAGCGEAALALLRALLAAHPDGRPRHALEISRLIERVRLGAGDAVQPLRSAA, from the coding sequence ATGTATGCAGCAGGAGACATCATCGCATTGACGGGCGGCGCCTGGCGCCTGCGCGCGCCGATGGCCGCATCCAGCTACGGCGTGCTGTGGCGCGCCGAGCCCTGCCTGGGCGGCGCGCCGGCCGCGCTCAAGCTGGTCAACCTGGCGCAAATGGCGCTGGCCCTGCCGCCGCAGCGCGCCTGCTGGACCCGCGACGCGGCCGCCGAGATCGGCTTCCTGCGCGCGCTGCAGCCGTGGGACAGGCGCCACATCGTGCGCCTGCTCGACAGCGGCGTCCACCTGGACCAGCCCGCGATGGCGCTGGAACTGCTGGACGGCGACCTGGCGCGGCACCTCGAGTGCCTGCGCCTGCGCGGCGAACGCGTTTCCTTCGCGCAGGCGCTGGCCTGGACCGCCCAGGTGAATGCGGCGCTGGCCAAGGTACACCAGTACGGCTGGCGCTACCTCGACCTGAAGCCGGCCAACCTGCTGGTCGACAAGGGCGGCGGCAACGGCGGGGCCGCGCTCAAGCTGGCCGATTTCGGCACCAACCGGCCGCTGGCCGACGCCCGCGCCCACGCTTATGCCGGCACCGCCAGCTGGCAGGCGCCGGAACAGTTCTTCGAGCACGAGGACGGCGGCTACCGCACCGATGCGCGCACCGATTATTTCGCCCTGGGCGCCCTGCTCTACCACCTGGCGACCGGGGTCCAGCTGCGCTTCGGCGGCGCATGCGCCGGCGCCCGGCGCGTCCACGGCAGCGCAGCGGCGGCGTGGCTGCGCGAACGCCACGGCGGCGCGGTGCCGCCTCCGCTGGCGCCGGACGAGGCCGCGCTGTTCCTGCGCCACGCGCTGCCGCACGGTGCGGGCTGCGGAGAGGCGGCGCTGGCATTGCTGCGCGCATTGCTGGCGGCGCATCCCGACGGGCGGCCGCGCCATGCGCTCGAGATCAGCCGCCTGATCGAACGCGTGCGCCTCGGCGCAGGCGATGCCGTGCAGCCGCTGCGGAGCGCGGCATGA